In Streptomyces sclerotialus, one genomic interval encodes:
- the rpmI gene encoding 50S ribosomal protein L35, producing MPKNKTHSGSSKRFKVTGSGKVLRERAGKRHLLEHKSSKLTRRLTGNAEMAPGDAKKIKKLLGK from the coding sequence ATGCCGAAGAACAAGACGCACAGCGGCTCCAGCAAGCGCTTCAAGGTCACCGGCTCCGGCAAGGTGCTGCGCGAGCGCGCCGGCAAGCGCCACCTGCTTGAGCACAAGTCGTCCAAGCTGACGCGTCGCCTCACCGGCAACGCCGAGATGGCCCCGGGCGACGCCAAGAAGATCAAGAAGCTTCTCGGCAAGTGA
- the pheT gene encoding phenylalanine--tRNA ligase subunit beta, giving the protein MRVPLSWLREYVDLPAGETGRDVQAKLIASGLEVETVEQLGAGLEGPLVVGQVLTIEELEGFKKPIRFCTVDVGQANGTGEPQEIVCGARNFAVGDKVVVVLPGATLPGDFKISARKTYGKVSHGMICSGDELGMGDDGSGGIIVLPPEYEVGTDAIELLQLVDEVLDIAVTPDRGYCLSMRGVARETATAYGLPLRDPALLDVPPPNSYGYPVKISDPFGCDRFTARTVVGLQPEARSPIWLKRRLQKAGMRPISLAVDVTNYVMLELGQPLHAYDRSLVEGTIGVRRAEPGEQIVTLDGTKRVLDAEDLVITDNRGPIGLAGVMGGANTEIADHVEGQGTTEVVIEAAHFNPLSIARTARRHKLSSEASRRFERGVDPEAASAAAQRTVDLLVLLAGGTAEAGVTEIVAPSAPRSITIPANHPDKVAGVTYGRETVVRRLQQVGCDVYGQDELVVTVPSWRPDLTDPNDLAEEVIRLEGYENLPSTLPTPPAGRGLTERQRLHRRAGRALAGAGYVEALNYPFIGETVLDQLGIEADDPRRRTVKLANPLSDEEPSLRTTLLPGLLSALRRNDGRGSHDLALFETGLVFRPTGDEKPAARLPVDRRPTDAEIAALNGALPEQPRRAAVVLAGAREQAGWWGKGRPATWADAVEAGRLVAREAGVELIVRQDQHAPWHPGRCAALLAVVDGEEVLVGNAGELHPRVVKALGLPERTCAMEIDLDRLERAGGGTVPAPRISTFPVATQDVALIVDSAVPAADVESALRAGAGDLLEDLRLFDVFTGEQLGEGKKSLAYALRFRAPDRTLKADEASAARDAAVAAAVERTGASLRA; this is encoded by the coding sequence ATGCGGGTCCCGCTTTCTTGGCTGCGGGAGTACGTCGACCTGCCGGCCGGTGAGACCGGTCGTGACGTGCAGGCCAAGCTGATTGCCTCCGGTCTGGAGGTGGAGACCGTCGAGCAGCTGGGCGCCGGGCTCGAAGGTCCGCTGGTCGTCGGCCAGGTGCTGACGATCGAGGAGCTGGAGGGCTTCAAGAAGCCGATCCGGTTCTGCACGGTCGACGTCGGCCAGGCCAACGGCACGGGCGAGCCGCAGGAGATCGTCTGCGGCGCCCGTAACTTCGCCGTCGGCGACAAGGTCGTCGTGGTCCTCCCGGGCGCCACGCTGCCCGGCGACTTCAAGATCTCCGCGCGCAAGACGTACGGCAAGGTCTCGCACGGCATGATCTGCTCCGGTGACGAGCTGGGCATGGGCGACGACGGCTCCGGCGGCATCATCGTGCTGCCGCCGGAGTACGAGGTCGGCACCGACGCGATCGAGCTGCTGCAGCTCGTCGACGAGGTGCTGGACATCGCCGTCACCCCGGACCGCGGCTACTGCCTGTCCATGCGCGGCGTGGCCCGCGAGACGGCGACCGCGTACGGCCTGCCGCTGCGCGACCCGGCGCTGCTGGACGTGCCGCCGCCGAACTCCTACGGCTACCCGGTCAAGATCTCCGACCCGTTCGGCTGCGACCGCTTCACGGCCCGTACGGTCGTCGGTCTCCAGCCGGAGGCGCGCTCGCCGATCTGGCTCAAGCGCCGCCTGCAGAAGGCCGGCATGCGGCCGATCTCGCTGGCCGTCGACGTCACGAACTACGTGATGCTGGAGCTGGGCCAGCCGCTGCACGCGTACGACCGGTCCCTCGTCGAGGGCACGATCGGCGTGCGCCGCGCCGAGCCCGGCGAGCAGATCGTCACGCTCGACGGCACGAAGCGCGTCCTGGACGCCGAGGACCTGGTCATCACCGACAACCGCGGGCCGATCGGCCTGGCGGGCGTCATGGGCGGCGCCAACACCGAGATCGCCGACCACGTGGAGGGCCAGGGCACGACCGAGGTCGTCATCGAGGCCGCGCACTTCAACCCGCTGTCGATCGCGCGCACGGCCCGCCGTCACAAGCTGTCCTCCGAGGCGTCCCGGCGCTTCGAGCGCGGCGTCGACCCCGAGGCCGCGTCCGCCGCCGCGCAGCGGACCGTCGACCTGCTCGTGCTGCTCGCGGGCGGCACCGCCGAGGCCGGCGTGACCGAGATCGTGGCGCCCAGCGCGCCCCGCTCGATCACCATCCCGGCGAACCACCCCGACAAGGTCGCGGGCGTGACGTACGGCCGGGAGACCGTCGTGCGCCGCCTCCAGCAGGTCGGCTGTGATGTGTACGGCCAGGACGAGCTGGTCGTGACGGTGCCGTCCTGGCGCCCTGACCTGACCGACCCGAACGACCTCGCCGAGGAGGTCATCCGGCTGGAGGGCTACGAGAACCTGCCCTCCACGCTGCCGACGCCGCCCGCGGGCCGTGGCCTGACCGAGCGGCAGCGGCTGCACCGCCGGGCCGGCCGCGCGCTGGCCGGTGCCGGGTACGTCGAGGCGCTGAACTACCCCTTCATCGGCGAGACGGTCCTGGACCAGCTCGGCATCGAGGCGGACGATCCGCGTCGCCGCACGGTGAAGCTGGCCAACCCGCTCTCCGACGAGGAGCCCTCGCTCCGTACGACGCTGCTGCCGGGCCTGCTGTCCGCGCTGCGGCGCAACGACGGCCGCGGCTCGCACGACCTGGCGCTCTTCGAGACGGGCCTGGTCTTCCGGCCGACCGGTGACGAGAAGCCGGCCGCCCGGCTGCCCGTCGACCGCCGTCCGACCGACGCGGAGATCGCCGCGCTGAACGGTGCGCTGCCCGAGCAGCCGCGCCGCGCCGCCGTGGTCCTCGCGGGCGCCCGCGAGCAGGCCGGCTGGTGGGGCAAGGGCCGCCCGGCGACCTGGGCCGACGCCGTCGAGGCCGGCCGCCTGGTGGCGCGTGAGGCGGGCGTCGAGCTGATCGTCCGCCAGGACCAGCACGCGCCCTGGCACCCGGGCCGGTGCGCCGCGCTGCTCGCCGTCGTGGACGGCGAGGAGGTGCTCGTCGGCAACGCCGGTGAGCTGCACCCGCGTGTCGTCAAGGCGCTCGGCCTGCCGGAGCGCACCTGCGCGATGGAGATCGACCTGGACCGCCTGGAGCGGGCCGGCGGCGGCACGGTCCCCGCGCCGCGGATCTCCACCTTCCCGGTCGCCACCCAGGACGTCGCGCTGATCGTCGACTCCGCGGTCCCGGCCGCCGACGTCGAGTCCGCGCTGCGGGCCGGGGCCGGTGACCTGCTGGAGGACCTGCGGCTGTTCGACGTCTTCACCGGCGAGCAGCTCGGCGAGGGCAAGAAGTCGCTGGCGTACGCGCTGCGCTTCCGCGCCCCGGACCGCACCCTGAAGGCCGACGAGGCCTCCGCGGCCCGTGACGCCGCGGTGGCGGCGGCCGTCGAGCGGACGGGCGCGAGCCTGCGCGCGTAA
- the pheS gene encoding phenylalanine--tRNA ligase subunit alpha, translated as MSAPNKSYDPVEVEALKPEQIERMRDEALAAFAAAGDLDALAQAKTAHTGGTSPLALANREIGALPPHAKAEAGKRVGQARGQVNQALKARQEELEAERDARVLVEEAVDVTLPYDRVQAGARHPLTTLSERIEDVFVAMGYSVAEGPEVESEWLNFDALNIAPDHPARTMQDTFFVESAADGEKETGVVLRTHTSPVQIRSMLDREPPLYVICPGRVYRTDELDATHTPVFTQVELLAIDEGLTMADLKGTLDHMVQALFGEGMQTRLRPNYFPFTEPSAEMDMVCYVCRGASVGNPDAPCRTCSSEGWIELGGCGMVNPRVLTACGVDPEKYSGFAFGFGIERMLMFRHNVEDMRDMVEGDVRFTRPFGMEI; from the coding sequence ATGTCCGCACCCAATAAGTCGTACGACCCTGTCGAGGTCGAGGCACTGAAACCGGAACAGATCGAACGCATGCGGGACGAGGCGCTCGCCGCGTTCGCCGCCGCCGGTGACCTCGACGCACTCGCCCAGGCGAAGACCGCGCACACCGGCGGGACCTCGCCGCTCGCGCTCGCCAACCGGGAGATCGGCGCCCTGCCCCCGCACGCCAAGGCGGAGGCCGGCAAGCGCGTCGGCCAGGCCCGCGGCCAGGTGAACCAGGCCCTCAAGGCCCGCCAGGAGGAGCTGGAGGCCGAGCGGGACGCCCGCGTGCTGGTCGAGGAGGCGGTGGACGTCACGCTGCCGTACGACCGCGTACAGGCCGGGGCCCGGCACCCGCTCACCACCCTCTCGGAGCGCATCGAGGACGTCTTCGTGGCGATGGGCTACTCCGTCGCCGAGGGCCCCGAGGTGGAGTCGGAGTGGCTGAACTTCGACGCGCTGAACATCGCCCCGGACCACCCGGCCCGCACGATGCAGGACACCTTCTTCGTCGAGTCGGCCGCCGACGGCGAGAAGGAGACCGGTGTGGTGCTGCGTACGCACACCTCGCCGGTGCAGATCCGCTCGATGCTGGACCGTGAGCCGCCGCTGTACGTGATCTGCCCGGGCCGCGTCTACCGCACCGACGAGCTGGACGCCACCCACACCCCGGTCTTCACCCAGGTCGAGCTGCTCGCCATCGACGAGGGCCTGACCATGGCCGACCTCAAGGGCACGCTGGACCACATGGTTCAGGCGCTGTTCGGCGAGGGCATGCAGACCCGGCTGCGGCCGAACTACTTCCCGTTCACCGAGCCGTCCGCCGAGATGGACATGGTGTGCTACGTGTGCCGTGGCGCGTCCGTGGGCAATCCGGACGCGCCCTGCCGCACCTGCTCCAGCGAGGGCTGGATCGAGCTGGGCGGCTGCGGCATGGTCAACCCGCGGGTGCTGACGGCCTGCGGCGTCGACCCGGAGAAGTACAGCGGATTCGCCTTCGGGTTCGGCATCGAGCGGATGCTGATGTTCCGCCACAACGTCGAGGACATGCGAGACATGGTCGAGGGTGACGTGCGCTTCACCCGGCCTTTCGGGATGGAGATCTGA
- a CDS encoding PP2C family protein-serine/threonine phosphatase: MIRTSARQCGRVRRRLPVRHPLPPVAGETHAGFALRLFVLVLPGLWVAGVLAWELAGSGHGQLLQLLAAAPAIACAGTGRRVCVMLSGVCALLALVPFGPGSGTVPPATRAGTCAAVLAVIVAGCLTAGRRARLLRELDRTRDIAEAAQRLVLRPLPDRLGGVRVGAGHLSAGEGALIGGDLYDAVPTRYGLRVIIGDVRGHGLAAIGTVSVMLGCFREAAHDEPGLAGVLRRLDRTLARHLAERARAEHPAAGGPAPGSPAAEEFVTVLLLQLAPGGEYTALNCGHPWPYRFGGRTAEPAADTEPLPPLGLFPLPDRLPPLSGRLAGGEGLLLYTDGAEDARDAHGTFFPFRAELLACLADTVPGPPAPGALVTSVRDRIVRHAGGRLTDDVALLALAPGCPRSARGLTGRRPGQGERSRLM, encoded by the coding sequence ATGATCCGCACCTCGGCGCGGCAGTGCGGCCGGGTCCGCCGCCGGCTTCCGGTGCGGCACCCCCTGCCGCCGGTGGCGGGCGAGACGCATGCCGGCTTCGCGCTCCGGCTCTTCGTCCTCGTGCTCCCCGGCCTCTGGGTGGCCGGAGTCCTCGCCTGGGAGCTGGCCGGCTCCGGCCACGGTCAGCTGCTCCAGCTCCTCGCCGCGGCCCCCGCCATCGCCTGCGCCGGCACCGGCCGCCGGGTGTGCGTGATGCTCAGTGGGGTGTGCGCCCTGCTGGCGCTGGTCCCCTTCGGCCCGGGGAGCGGGACCGTGCCGCCCGCCACCCGCGCGGGCACCTGCGCCGCCGTCCTCGCCGTGATCGTGGCCGGCTGTCTGACGGCGGGCCGCCGGGCGCGGCTGCTCCGTGAGCTCGACCGCACCCGCGACATCGCGGAGGCGGCCCAGCGGCTCGTGCTGCGCCCGCTGCCGGACCGGCTCGGCGGCGTCCGGGTCGGCGCCGGCCACCTGTCGGCCGGCGAGGGCGCGCTGATCGGCGGGGACCTGTACGACGCGGTGCCGACGCGGTACGGCCTGCGGGTGATCATCGGCGACGTACGCGGCCACGGCCTGGCGGCGATCGGCACGGTCTCGGTCATGCTCGGCTGCTTCCGCGAGGCCGCCCACGACGAGCCGGGGCTGGCGGGCGTGCTGCGGCGCCTGGACCGCACGCTGGCCCGGCACCTGGCGGAGCGGGCCCGCGCCGAACACCCGGCGGCGGGCGGCCCCGCGCCGGGCAGCCCGGCGGCGGAGGAGTTCGTCACGGTCCTCCTGCTCCAGCTCGCACCCGGAGGCGAGTACACGGCGCTGAACTGCGGCCATCCGTGGCCGTATCGGTTCGGCGGACGCACGGCCGAGCCGGCCGCCGACACCGAACCGCTGCCCCCGCTGGGCCTGTTCCCGCTCCCGGACCGGCTCCCGCCGCTGTCCGGGCGGCTGGCCGGCGGCGAGGGGCTGCTGCTCTACACGGACGGCGCCGAGGACGCCCGCGACGCGCACGGGACGTTCTTCCCGTTCCGCGCCGAGCTGCTGGCGTGCCTGGCCGACACGGTGCCGGGCCCGCCCGCCCCCGGCGCCCTCGTCACCTCCGTACGCGACCGGATCGTCCGGCACGCGGGCGGCCGGCTCACCGACGACGTCGCCCTGCTGGCCCTCGCCCCCGGCTGCCCCCGCTCCGCCCGAGGTTTGACGGGGCGTCGGCCGGGTCAAGGGGAGCGTAGTCGTCTGATGTGA
- a CDS encoding sensor histidine kinase → MNVRTSGARASVVDICLSGDPGENPPLPYDPAATAAGLDPDDLPDGLVVADETGRVVCFNAAAARLTAVDPADALGVPLESALPLQDMEGRRWWQLTDPYGGLAIRTGQPERNLLLGGRELLVSARYVRPRPLEPVRRLVITLRGTEARRRTELSHAELIATVAHELRSPLTSVKGFTATLLQKWERFTDDQKRLMLETVDADANRVTRLIAELLDISRIDSGRLEVRRQRVDMISAVRRHVQAQTTAGQRPDRFLIRMREPLPELWADPDKIDQVLGNLLENAVRHGEGTVTIEVAPSFSAPPERERTGTTVTVSDEGPGIPEDSMNRVFTRFWRGSKRGGTGLGLYIVKGIVEAHGGTITVGRAPAGGAQFRFTLPVGAPAFMG, encoded by the coding sequence ATGAATGTGAGGACTTCCGGCGCACGCGCATCCGTCGTGGACATCTGTCTCTCGGGTGATCCCGGTGAGAACCCTCCGCTCCCGTACGACCCGGCAGCCACGGCCGCCGGGCTGGATCCGGACGACCTCCCCGACGGCCTCGTGGTGGCCGACGAGACGGGCCGGGTGGTCTGCTTCAACGCCGCCGCGGCGCGGCTGACCGCCGTGGACCCCGCGGACGCGCTCGGGGTGCCGCTGGAGAGTGCCCTGCCGTTGCAGGACATGGAGGGCCGCCGCTGGTGGCAGCTGACCGATCCGTACGGCGGGCTGGCCATCCGTACCGGCCAGCCGGAGCGCAATCTGCTGCTCGGCGGGCGTGAGCTGCTGGTCTCCGCGCGGTACGTGCGCCCGCGGCCGCTGGAGCCGGTACGGCGGCTGGTCATCACGCTGCGCGGCACCGAGGCGCGCCGCCGTACGGAGCTGAGTCACGCCGAGCTGATCGCGACCGTCGCGCACGAGCTGCGGTCGCCGCTGACGTCGGTGAAGGGCTTCACCGCGACGCTGCTGCAGAAGTGGGAGCGGTTCACCGACGACCAGAAGCGGCTGATGCTGGAGACCGTCGACGCCGACGCCAACCGGGTGACGCGGCTGATCGCGGAGCTGCTGGACATCTCACGGATCGACTCCGGGCGCCTGGAGGTCCGGCGGCAGCGGGTCGACATGATCTCGGCGGTACGCCGGCACGTGCAGGCGCAGACGACGGCGGGCCAGCGGCCCGACCGCTTCCTGATCCGGATGCGGGAACCGCTGCCGGAGCTGTGGGCCGATCCGGACAAGATCGACCAGGTACTGGGCAACCTGCTGGAAAACGCGGTGCGGCACGGCGAGGGAACGGTGACAATCGAGGTAGCGCCTTCGTTCTCCGCCCCGCCCGAGCGGGAACGCACCGGGACGACCGTCACGGTGAGCGACGAGGGCCCCGGCATCCCGGAGGATTCGATGAACCGCGTCTTCACCCGCTTCTGGCGGGGCAGCAAGCGCGGTGGCACCGGCCTGGGGCTCTACATCGTCAAGGGCATCGTCGAGGCCCACGGCGGCACGATCACGGTCGGCCGGGCCCCGGCCGGCGGCGCGCAGTTCCGATTTACCCTGCCCGTCGGTGCCCCGGCCTTCATGGGCTGA
- a CDS encoding TrmH family RNA methyltransferase — translation MGTPELISPRSARVAAARRLARRNFRGKERRFIAEGPQAVREAVRHSGDGEPTLIEVFATPEAAERHAGIVAAARAAGVRVLFADDDTIADLSQTVTPQGLVGVCRFLDSPFEEILAARPKLVAVLANVRDPGNAGTVLRCADAAGADAVVLTDASVDLYNPKSVRASVGSIFHLPVAVGVPVERVVAGLKGVGVRILAADGAGADDLDAELDAGTMGGPSAWVFGNEAWGLPEETRALADAVVRVPIHGKAESLNLATAAAVCLYASARAQRTAGGCRSGAAG, via the coding sequence ATGGGCACCCCCGAGCTGATCTCCCCGCGTTCCGCACGCGTCGCCGCAGCGCGGCGGCTGGCCCGCCGCAACTTCCGCGGCAAGGAGCGCCGGTTCATCGCCGAGGGCCCGCAGGCGGTCAGAGAGGCCGTACGGCACAGCGGCGACGGCGAGCCGACCCTGATCGAGGTCTTCGCCACGCCCGAGGCCGCCGAGCGGCACGCGGGCATCGTGGCGGCGGCCCGCGCGGCCGGGGTGCGGGTCCTGTTCGCCGACGACGACACCATCGCCGACCTCTCGCAGACGGTCACCCCGCAGGGCCTGGTCGGCGTCTGCCGCTTCCTGGACTCGCCCTTCGAGGAGATCCTGGCCGCCCGGCCCAAGCTCGTCGCGGTGCTCGCCAACGTCCGCGACCCCGGTAACGCCGGTACGGTGCTGCGCTGCGCGGACGCCGCGGGCGCCGACGCGGTGGTGCTCACCGACGCCTCCGTCGACCTCTACAACCCCAAGTCGGTGCGGGCCTCGGTCGGCTCGATCTTCCATCTGCCGGTGGCCGTCGGCGTGCCGGTCGAGCGGGTCGTGGCGGGGCTCAAGGGCGTGGGCGTACGCATCCTGGCCGCGGACGGCGCCGGCGCCGACGACCTGGACGCCGAGCTGGACGCGGGCACCATGGGCGGACCGTCGGCCTGGGTCTTCGGCAACGAGGCCTGGGGCCTGCCGGAGGAGACCCGGGCGCTGGCCGACGCGGTGGTGCGGGTGCCCATCCACGGCAAGGCCGAGAGCCTCAACCTCGCGACCGCCGCCGCGGTGTGCCTCTACGCCTCCGCGCGCGCCCAGCGCACGGCCGGAGGGTGCCGCTCCGGCGCCGCGGGCTAG
- a CDS encoding ABC transporter substrate-binding protein — MTGMTHEDGSTASRGGVPALPGVDSFVKAFDRLVLQERRDRGRVPVVLLLEPGTGTAGRRIVAGLGSRLRGQDRVLTSHAHVEAGAPAGVPLALFDDIVNQLTVTMPPGTGKLRLPRYRLMRAVVSAPPFEGDPAHRESRLRRYCYNEHRQGSRLAAGLWFLGGRGDQGGSAFSMIWNFFAGPLFQGLPRLLYGRRAARLMLGRPRRPRWHAQWYRAQHGSWPTDFFHSATGLAGGGRYRDEVTLDRVLLHALLADLDAACRSRPLHPWLRRRRTRFVLLFAESGSQDSREQRFLRELRSAAEHLRCTSVLVVAAGVRSVAGRIPDIEAAGLAEAGLRLAEIAEADRESGEPTGVVVPVTETPEDDERARYWLDQNPALLPPVPGFGPRTEVAACAGALLLACAVVLTAVSGVPFTRDPEDRCRDQMFLGADGTCVGVDTGAKGLGNGPSEQALKAVLRQIERQNGAVEKAAEEGGPAGPAPVPRYRTVVYFGALSGGKGAEDAVRGGTLPALRGIALAQRDVNAEADSGEDVPLRVIAADAGDRYKDAEAVARRIADLAQHGDPSIVGVVGFVQSRHSTFKAVEILDRAGIPMVGTSGTADALVAQGRHYYQLAPVDDRGARAMAGFAAEADFVRTASGVRTAKRAVLVYDEADPYSAGLGTSFRTYYGSGRTDVLTYTPRDAPEPTTGAAAAGARRQDSLHALAGQVCDAVREEPRTALVWTARGAQFTQFLRAFDEQATSCPRLSVLGGDDVTNALIQQDHPWQLFPGLDLYYLSSASAPLLKENAEARTFTAAYVREYRHDTAALNKALVHDGHAAVAWDALHYLAKGVDAAWQATGEQRDGALGRSAVQTALFQGVGGYDGATGRVDAIGRHGRLTPDKLVFVLRGHPGGSPTPELVCGTVNAHEQRRHWGPGGAHRCPD, encoded by the coding sequence ATGACAGGTATGACGCACGAGGACGGCAGCACCGCAAGCCGTGGGGGTGTGCCCGCGTTACCGGGTGTGGACAGCTTCGTGAAGGCCTTCGACCGGCTGGTGCTCCAGGAGCGGCGCGACCGCGGCAGGGTCCCGGTGGTCCTGCTCCTCGAACCGGGGACGGGGACGGCGGGGCGGCGCATCGTCGCCGGGCTGGGCTCCCGGCTCCGCGGCCAGGACCGGGTCCTCACCTCGCACGCCCACGTCGAGGCCGGCGCGCCCGCGGGCGTCCCGCTGGCCCTCTTCGACGACATCGTCAACCAGCTCACCGTCACGATGCCGCCCGGCACGGGCAAGCTGCGGCTGCCCCGTTACCGGCTGATGCGCGCGGTCGTCTCCGCCCCGCCCTTCGAGGGCGACCCCGCCCACCGTGAGTCCCGGCTCCGCAGGTACTGCTACAACGAGCACCGTCAGGGGTCGCGTCTCGCGGCCGGCCTGTGGTTCCTGGGCGGCCGCGGCGACCAGGGCGGCAGCGCTTTCTCGATGATCTGGAACTTCTTCGCCGGGCCGCTCTTCCAGGGGCTGCCCCGCCTGCTGTACGGGCGGCGGGCCGCCCGGCTGATGCTCGGCAGACCGCGCCGGCCCCGCTGGCACGCACAGTGGTACCGCGCCCAGCACGGCAGCTGGCCCACCGACTTCTTCCACTCCGCCACGGGCCTGGCAGGCGGCGGCCGGTACCGCGACGAGGTCACCCTCGACCGGGTCCTGCTGCACGCGCTGCTCGCCGATCTGGACGCCGCCTGCCGCTCCCGCCCGCTGCACCCCTGGCTGCGCCGCCGCCGTACCCGCTTCGTACTGCTCTTCGCCGAGTCCGGTTCCCAGGACTCGCGCGAGCAGCGCTTCCTGCGCGAGCTGCGCTCCGCCGCCGAGCACCTGCGCTGCACCTCGGTCCTGGTGGTGGCGGCGGGCGTGCGCTCCGTCGCCGGGCGCATTCCCGATATCGAGGCGGCCGGGCTCGCGGAGGCCGGACTGCGGCTCGCGGAGATCGCCGAGGCGGACCGCGAGTCGGGCGAGCCCACCGGGGTCGTCGTGCCCGTCACGGAGACCCCCGAGGACGACGAGCGGGCACGGTACTGGCTCGACCAGAACCCGGCCCTGCTGCCGCCCGTGCCCGGCTTCGGTCCCCGTACCGAAGTGGCGGCCTGTGCCGGGGCGTTGCTGCTGGCCTGCGCGGTGGTGCTCACCGCGGTGAGCGGCGTGCCGTTCACGCGGGACCCGGAGGACCGCTGCCGGGACCAGATGTTCCTGGGTGCGGACGGTACGTGCGTGGGAGTGGACACCGGCGCGAAGGGGCTCGGCAACGGGCCGTCGGAGCAGGCGCTCAAGGCGGTGCTGCGGCAGATCGAGCGGCAGAACGGGGCGGTGGAGAAGGCGGCGGAGGAGGGCGGTCCGGCCGGCCCGGCGCCCGTGCCCCGCTACCGTACCGTCGTCTACTTCGGTGCGCTCAGCGGGGGTAAGGGCGCCGAGGACGCGGTGCGTGGCGGCACCCTCCCGGCCCTGCGCGGCATCGCCCTCGCCCAGCGGGACGTCAACGCGGAGGCGGACAGCGGTGAGGACGTCCCGCTGCGGGTGATCGCCGCCGACGCGGGCGACCGGTACAAGGACGCCGAGGCGGTGGCCCGCCGGATCGCGGACCTGGCGCAGCACGGCGATCCGTCGATCGTCGGCGTCGTCGGTTTCGTGCAGAGCCGGCACAGCACCTTCAAGGCGGTGGAGATCCTCGACCGGGCGGGCATCCCGATGGTGGGCACCTCGGGGACCGCCGACGCCCTGGTGGCCCAGGGCAGGCACTACTACCAGCTCGCCCCCGTGGACGACCGGGGCGCGCGGGCCATGGCCGGGTTCGCCGCCGAGGCGGACTTCGTGCGCACCGCTTCGGGCGTCCGTACCGCGAAGCGCGCGGTGCTGGTGTACGACGAGGCGGACCCCTACAGCGCGGGGCTCGGCACCTCCTTCCGCACGTATTACGGCAGCGGGCGCACGGACGTCCTCACGTACACGCCGCGTGATGCGCCCGAGCCCACCACGGGTGCCGCGGCGGCGGGTGCCCGGCGCCAGGACAGCCTGCACGCCCTGGCCGGCCAGGTCTGCGACGCGGTGCGGGAGGAGCCGCGGACGGCGCTGGTGTGGACGGCGCGGGGCGCCCAGTTCACCCAGTTCCTGCGGGCCTTCGACGAGCAGGCCACGAGCTGCCCCCGGCTCAGCGTGCTCGGCGGTGACGACGTGACCAACGCGCTGATACAGCAGGACCATCCGTGGCAGCTCTTCCCGGGCCTGGACCTGTACTACCTCAGCAGCGCCAGCGCACCGCTGCTGAAGGAGAACGCGGAGGCCCGGACGTTCACCGCCGCGTACGTCCGGGAGTACCGGCACGACACCGCCGCCCTGAACAAGGCGCTGGTGCACGACGGGCACGCGGCCGTGGCCTGGGACGCGCTGCACTACCTGGCCAAGGGCGTGGACGCGGCGTGGCAGGCCACCGGTGAGCAGCGGGACGGCGCGCTCGGCCGGTCCGCCGTGCAGACCGCCCTCTTCCAGGGCGTCGGCGGCTACGACGGCGCCACGGGCCGTGTCGACGCCATCGGCCGGCACGGCCGGCTCACCCCGGACAAGCTGGTGTTCGTCCTCCGCGGTCACCCGGGCGGCAGTCCGACGCCGGAGCTGGTGTGCGGCACCGTCAACGCCCATGAGCAGCGCCGGCACTGGGGCCCGGGCGGCGCCCACCGCTGCCCGGACTGA
- the rplT gene encoding 50S ribosomal protein L20 has product MARVKRAVNAHKKRRAILEQASGYRGQRSRLYRKAKEQVTHSLVYNYNDRKKRKGDFRQLWIQRINAAARANGMTYNRFIQGLKAANIEVDRKILADLAVNDQNAFAALVEVAQKALPSDVNAPKAA; this is encoded by the coding sequence GTGGCACGCGTCAAGCGGGCAGTCAACGCCCACAAGAAGCGCCGGGCGATCCTCGAGCAGGCCAGCGGCTACCGCGGCCAGCGGTCGCGTCTGTACCGCAAGGCGAAGGAGCAGGTCACCCACTCCCTCGTCTACAACTACAACGACCGCAAGAAGCGCAAGGGCGACTTCCGTCAGCTGTGGATCCAGCGCATCAACGCCGCTGCCCGCGCCAACGGCATGACCTACAACCGCTTCATCCAGGGTCTGAAGGCCGCCAACATCGAGGTGGACCGCAAGATCCTGGCCGACCTCGCGGTCAACGACCAGAACGCGTTCGCCGCGCTGGTCGAGGTGGCGCAGAAGGCGCTGCCGAGCGACGTGAACGCTCCCAAGGCTGCCTGA
- a CDS encoding DUF1844 domain-containing protein yields the protein MSDATPPSSDPAAAPDAQPADFDAMTRDIADVPAVEVITTVAVHLMSSAAVNLGLAEEGEQHKDLDEARKLIHALAGLVTASATEIGSYHAAPLRDGLKSLQLAFREASVVPDEPGQGPGEKFTGPVFG from the coding sequence ATGAGCGACGCCACCCCTCCCTCCTCCGACCCCGCAGCCGCCCCGGACGCGCAGCCCGCGGACTTCGACGCGATGACCCGCGACATCGCCGACGTGCCCGCCGTCGAGGTGATCACCACGGTCGCGGTGCACCTGATGAGCTCGGCCGCGGTCAACCTCGGCCTCGCCGAGGAAGGCGAGCAGCACAAGGACCTGGACGAGGCACGCAAGCTCATCCACGCGCTGGCCGGGCTGGTCACCGCCAGCGCCACCGAGATCGGCTCGTACCACGCCGCGCCGCTCCGGGACGGGCTGAAGTCGCTGCAGCTGGCGTTCCGCGAGGCGTCGGTGGTGCCGGACGAGCCGGGCCAGGGGCCCGGCGAGAAGTTCACCGGGCCGGTGTTCGGCTGA